From one Microbacterium aurum genomic stretch:
- a CDS encoding arsenate reductase/protein-tyrosine-phosphatase family protein: protein MNTERIDTVEARAARHAALSDPSRLRIVDLLTLGDLSPSEIRTALEMPGNLVAHHLNVLETAGMVARSRSEADKRRSYVHLTDTALQGLTPGRVERASRVVFVCTANSARSQLAAALWSTRSSIPAASGGTHPADRIDPGAIATADRHTLDLPDESPRALETVLTGSDFVVTVCDNAHEELGVTGHLHWSIPDPVRVGTDDAFDTAYDELERRITQLAPRLAAS, encoded by the coding sequence ATGAACACTGAACGAATCGACACGGTGGAGGCGCGCGCCGCACGGCACGCCGCATTGAGCGACCCGTCGCGCCTTCGAATTGTCGACCTCCTGACGCTGGGCGACTTGTCGCCGTCGGAGATTCGGACGGCTCTGGAGATGCCCGGGAACCTGGTGGCTCATCACCTGAACGTGCTGGAGACGGCGGGCATGGTGGCCCGGTCTCGGTCGGAAGCGGACAAGCGACGCAGCTACGTCCACCTGACCGACACCGCACTGCAGGGCCTCACTCCCGGTCGAGTCGAGCGGGCGAGCCGGGTGGTGTTCGTGTGCACGGCGAACTCGGCCCGATCGCAGTTGGCCGCGGCGTTGTGGTCGACCCGCAGCAGCATCCCTGCCGCTTCCGGCGGCACCCACCCCGCAGACCGGATCGACCCCGGCGCGATCGCGACGGCGGATCGTCACACACTCGACCTTCCCGACGAGTCGCCGCGGGCGTTGGAGACGGTGCTGACCGGTTCGGATTTCGTGGTCACCGTGTGTGACAACGCGCACGAAGAACTCGGCGTGACCGGGCATCTGCACTGGTCGATCCCGGACCCGGTGCGCGTCGGCACCGACGACGCCTTCGACACCGCGTACGACGAGCTGGAGCGCCGGATCACCCAACTCGCACCCCGGCTCGCCGCCTCCTGA
- a CDS encoding aquaporin, whose translation MKTTTYNATVTRPHVLRRAAAEFVGTGLLVTVVVGSGIAAQRLSPDDVGLQLLENSLTTALGLTVLILMLGPVSGAHFNPVVSLADWLLGRRAGTGLPLRDLAPYLAAQVLGGIAGTLLAGVMFDTAPSLSGNDRATGGHLVGEVVATAGLVLLIFALGRTGKGSVTAAAVGAYIGAAYWFTSSTSFANPAVTIARMFTDTFAGIAPASVAPFILAQLVGAALGLALLLVFYPTAARIAGDVVVPTQPETTS comes from the coding sequence ATGAAAACCACCACCTACAACGCGACCGTGACGAGGCCGCACGTGCTGCGCCGTGCCGCTGCCGAGTTCGTCGGGACGGGCCTGCTCGTCACTGTCGTGGTCGGGTCGGGGATCGCGGCGCAGCGTCTGTCCCCGGATGATGTGGGATTGCAGCTTCTCGAAAACAGCCTGACCACGGCGCTCGGCCTAACGGTGCTGATCCTCATGCTCGGCCCCGTGTCAGGAGCGCACTTCAACCCCGTAGTGTCGCTGGCCGACTGGCTGCTCGGGCGCCGCGCAGGGACCGGCCTGCCGCTGCGCGACCTTGCCCCGTACCTCGCCGCGCAGGTTCTCGGAGGCATCGCCGGCACCCTCCTCGCAGGAGTGATGTTCGACACCGCACCCTCACTCTCCGGCAACGACCGTGCGACCGGTGGGCACCTGGTCGGAGAAGTGGTCGCCACCGCCGGGCTGGTGCTGCTGATCTTCGCGCTCGGCCGCACAGGGAAAGGCTCAGTGACCGCGGCCGCGGTCGGTGCCTACATCGGTGCCGCGTACTGGTTCACCAGCTCCACATCGTTCGCCAACCCCGCCGTGACCATCGCCCGCATGTTCACCGACACGTTCGCAGGCATCGCCCCCGCATCTGTGGCCCCGTTCATCCTCGCGCAGCTCGTCGGCGCGGCCCTCGGGCTCGCGCTGCTGCTCGTTTTCTACCCGACCGCCGCGCGCATCGCGGGCGACGTCGTCGTGCCCACGCAACCCGAAACCACGTCCTGA
- a CDS encoding FAD-dependent oxidoreductase has protein sequence MHLVAIGGSDAGISTALRACELDPSVDVTVVVADAYPNFSICGIPYYFSREVQPWQSLAHRTHADLEATGMNLHLDTLATGIDVNGRTLTVRDAAGTESTIAYDQLMVGTGASPSTAGIAGLDQLGPDDGVHLLHSMGDTFALERYLDEHQPETAIIVGAGYVGLEMAEALTVRGLHVTQLQRGPEVLSTLDPELGSLVRDELTRHGVDVFTGTRIEAVTRNAGRLTVTGTRDGDTFSHSADLVLVVVGVRPNTSLLTAAGATTGAGGAVVVDEHMRTGLPNVWAAGDGVVTHHRLLGVTYLPLGTTSHKQGRVAGENAIGGNARFAGSLGTQVVKVFDVVAARTGLRDHEAAAADYAPHSHTAIADDHKRYYPGATPISIRVTGDTRDGRLLGAQLVGTRGAEISKRVDTYATALHHGMTVDGMSNLDLSYTPPLGSPWDAVQMATQAWERDARTLASLV, from the coding sequence ATGCACCTCGTAGCGATCGGCGGAAGCGACGCCGGCATCTCCACCGCACTGCGCGCCTGCGAACTCGATCCCTCCGTCGACGTCACTGTCGTCGTCGCGGACGCTTACCCGAACTTCTCCATCTGCGGCATCCCGTACTACTTTTCCCGCGAAGTGCAGCCCTGGCAGTCTCTCGCACACCGCACGCACGCCGACCTCGAAGCCACCGGCATGAACCTGCACCTGGACACCCTCGCCACCGGCATCGACGTCAACGGCCGCACGCTCACCGTCCGCGACGCCGCCGGCACCGAATCGACGATCGCTTACGACCAGCTCATGGTCGGCACCGGAGCATCCCCGTCCACCGCCGGCATCGCCGGCCTCGACCAGCTCGGCCCCGACGACGGGGTGCACCTGCTGCACTCGATGGGCGACACCTTCGCCCTGGAGCGCTACCTTGACGAGCACCAGCCGGAAACCGCGATCATCGTCGGCGCCGGCTACGTCGGCCTCGAAATGGCCGAAGCCCTCACCGTTCGCGGCCTGCACGTCACCCAACTCCAACGCGGCCCCGAAGTGCTCTCCACCCTCGACCCCGAACTGGGCTCCCTCGTCCGCGACGAACTCACCCGCCACGGCGTCGACGTGTTCACCGGAACCCGCATCGAAGCTGTCACCCGCAACGCGGGCCGCCTCACCGTGACCGGCACCCGCGACGGTGACACCTTCTCCCACAGCGCTGACCTCGTGCTCGTCGTCGTGGGCGTGCGCCCCAACACCAGCCTGCTCACCGCAGCCGGCGCAACCACAGGCGCGGGCGGTGCAGTCGTCGTCGACGAGCACATGCGCACCGGCCTGCCGAACGTATGGGCAGCCGGCGACGGCGTGGTCACCCACCACCGCCTCCTCGGCGTCACCTACCTGCCCCTCGGCACGACCTCGCACAAGCAGGGCCGCGTCGCCGGAGAAAACGCCATCGGCGGCAACGCCCGCTTCGCTGGCAGCCTCGGCACACAGGTCGTAAAGGTGTTTGACGTCGTGGCCGCCCGCACCGGCCTCCGCGACCACGAAGCCGCCGCCGCGGACTACGCCCCGCACAGCCACACTGCGATCGCTGACGACCACAAGCGCTACTACCCCGGAGCCACCCCCATCAGCATCCGCGTCACCGGAGACACCCGCGACGGCCGCCTCCTCGGCGCGCAGCTCGTCGGCACCCGCGGCGCCGAAATCTCTAAGCGCGTCGACACCTACGCCACCGCCCTGCACCACGGCATGACGGTGGACGGCATGAGCAACCTCGACCTCTCCTACACGCCCCCGCTCGGCTCGCCCTGGGACGCCGTACAGATGGCGACCCAGGCGTGGGAACGTGACGCGCGTACCTTGGCATCGCTCGTCTGA
- a CDS encoding recombinase family protein, with the protein MSVVSALWPSRCGGNRDLGRRGIRLRSLTEPFLDVDTSTPMGEAIVGIVAVLAQLRVATIRDNTMRGLTHARAQGRVGGRPSVMTPERVKEAARMRAAGVSIAKIARTFGVGASSVARALAKHDESQRAATSSSVVSPVSQSATSELSYRIVRGVRVM; encoded by the coding sequence ATGAGCGTCGTTTCCGCGCTCTGGCCGAGCAGATGCGGGGGCAATCGTGATCTTGGCCGCCGCGGCATCCGGCTACGGAGCCTCACGGAGCCGTTCTTGGACGTCGACACGTCGACGCCGATGGGGGAAGCCATCGTGGGCATCGTGGCCGTGCTCGCCCAGCTCCGCGTCGCCACTATCCGAGACAACACGATGCGGGGCCTGACCCACGCTCGCGCGCAGGGCCGCGTCGGCGGCCGTCCCTCCGTGATGACCCCGGAGAGGGTCAAGGAGGCCGCACGGATGCGTGCTGCCGGCGTCAGCATCGCGAAGATCGCCCGCACGTTCGGCGTCGGCGCATCCTCCGTTGCGCGGGCTCTCGCGAAGCACGATGAGAGTCAGCGTGCCGCCACGTCCTCGTCGGTGGTGTCGCCTGTGAGCCAGTCCGCGACCTCGGAGCTCAGCTATCGGATCGTGCGCGGCGTGAGGGTGATGTAG
- a CDS encoding helix-turn-helix domain-containing protein: protein MLTPGELAAQLGVDVRDLKRLRDEGRGPAYITLTPRTIR, encoded by the coding sequence ATGCTCACACCCGGCGAGCTGGCCGCGCAGCTCGGCGTCGACGTGCGCGACCTCAAGCGACTACGAGACGAGGGCCGCGGCCCTGCCTACATCACCCTCACGCCGCGCACGATCCGATAG
- a CDS encoding TetR/AcrR family transcriptional regulator, translating to MKQTNVADDVTRAAVDLFAAQGYANTSVQQIVEAAGVTKGAMYHYFRSKDDLLFGIYDRLLSLQKQHLDDIVARGGAVVDVVRAVCVDVIETSIEFLPEGTVFFRSSHMLSAPRQQEVTRRRRAYHDTFAALIERGRAEGVFRSDIPVPVVVAHFFSDVHYLSHWYSPEGPESGTLVAEQLTELFLAGITTG from the coding sequence ATGAAGCAGACCAACGTGGCCGACGACGTCACGCGCGCCGCCGTCGACCTCTTCGCCGCGCAGGGATACGCCAACACGAGCGTGCAGCAGATCGTCGAGGCGGCGGGCGTCACCAAGGGCGCGATGTACCACTACTTCCGGTCCAAGGACGACCTGCTGTTCGGCATCTACGACCGGCTGCTGTCGCTGCAGAAGCAGCACCTCGACGACATCGTCGCCCGCGGCGGCGCCGTCGTCGACGTGGTGCGGGCGGTGTGCGTCGACGTGATCGAGACCTCGATCGAGTTCCTGCCCGAGGGGACCGTCTTCTTCCGCTCGTCGCACATGCTGAGCGCCCCGCGGCAGCAGGAGGTCACGCGCCGCCGCCGCGCCTACCACGACACCTTCGCGGCGCTCATCGAACGCGGCCGCGCCGAAGGGGTCTTCCGCAGCGACATCCCGGTGCCCGTCGTGGTGGCGCACTTCTTCAGCGACGTGCACTACCTGTCGCACTGGTACTCGCCCGAGGGTCCGGAAAGCGGCACCCTCGTCGCCGAGCAGCTCACCGAGCTGTTCCTCGCCGGCATCACCACCGGCTGA
- a CDS encoding SDR family oxidoreductase: MTLDRFTDTVSLITGSSRGIGFAIARRIVAEGGAVVLTGRHQDTLDAAVAELGENASAVAGRADDDAHRAAVFAHIAERHGRLDHLVNNAGINPAYGPALALDPAAARKILEVNVIAALEWTRDAVAAGLRRSIVNIASISGVTAAPNISFYGVSKAALINLTIQLADELVPGIRVNAVAPAVIKTRFAKALYEGREDEAAAAYPLTRLGEPDDVAAPVAFLLSPDAGWITGQTLLIDGGTSIRPLD; the protein is encoded by the coding sequence ATGACCCTCGACCGCTTCACCGACACGGTCTCGCTCATCACCGGTAGCAGCCGTGGCATCGGGTTCGCGATCGCCCGGCGGATCGTCGCCGAGGGCGGCGCGGTCGTCCTCACCGGCCGACACCAGGACACCCTCGACGCGGCGGTCGCCGAACTGGGGGAGAACGCCTCCGCCGTGGCCGGACGCGCCGACGACGACGCGCACCGAGCCGCCGTGTTCGCCCACATCGCCGAGCGCCATGGTCGCCTGGACCATCTCGTCAACAACGCCGGCATCAACCCGGCCTACGGCCCCGCGCTCGCCCTCGACCCCGCCGCGGCGCGCAAGATCCTCGAGGTCAACGTCATCGCCGCCCTGGAGTGGACCCGCGACGCGGTCGCCGCGGGCCTGCGCCGCTCCATCGTGAACATCGCGTCGATCTCCGGTGTCACCGCGGCGCCGAACATCTCCTTCTACGGAGTCTCCAAGGCCGCCCTGATCAACCTGACCATCCAGCTCGCCGACGAGCTCGTCCCCGGCATCCGCGTCAACGCCGTCGCCCCCGCCGTCATCAAGACCCGCTTCGCGAAGGCGCTGTACGAGGGGCGTGAGGACGAGGCCGCCGCCGCGTATCCGCTCACGCGGCTCGGGGAGCCCGACGACGTCGCCGCCCCCGTCGCGTTCCTGCTGTCGCCGGATGCCGGGTGGATCACCGGTCAGACCCTGCTGATCGACGGCGGCACCTCGATCCGCCCGCTGGACTGA
- a CDS encoding DUF2252 family protein yields MRRVVGVGSVGTRCYVSVLQDAAGTPLLLQTKEAGRSVLEEHGGNELPPQLSEVIAEGGRGARVVALQRILQGASDPFLGYFVGNGRRLLRAPVPRCWSGPTPTPSSPAPATTRSSPPAADGRGRRARALPGIRASLLPTGRYVIRPATRRRP; encoded by the coding sequence GTGCGCCGCGTTGTCGGTGTCGGCAGTGTCGGCACGCGGTGCTACGTGTCGGTGCTGCAGGATGCCGCGGGCACTCCCCTCCTGCTGCAGACGAAGGAGGCCGGGCGCAGCGTGCTCGAGGAGCACGGCGGCAACGAGCTGCCGCCGCAGCTGTCGGAGGTGATCGCCGAGGGCGGGCGGGGTGCGCGCGTGGTGGCCCTGCAGCGCATTCTGCAGGGCGCCTCCGACCCGTTCCTCGGCTACTTCGTGGGGAACGGACGGCGACTACTACGTGCGCCAGTTCCGCGCTGCTGGAGTGGGCCTACGCCTACGCCGAGCTCTCCCGCGCCGGCTACGACGCGTTCGTCGCCGCCCGCGGCTGACGGCCGGGGGCGCCGCGCGCGTGCGCTTCCCGGCATCCGTGCTAGCCTCCTACCGACCGGCCGGTATGTCATCCGACCCGCGACCCGGAGGCGCCCATGA
- a CDS encoding glycosyltransferase gives MTESATPDDSPRPDRPLTIVIAADTFAPDVNGAARFAERLAAGLAGRGHDVHVLTPSITHRNHGVFREVIEGQEITVHRPPGWRWYPHDWLRFVLPWMAKHYSRKLLDEVPADVVHSQSHIVLGRALTRIARRRGIPVVATNHVMAENIIDFTTLPPLLDKYVVKLAWADAKRTFDMSRAVTTPTRKAAEFLENTIDIHGVIPISCGIDKRNYTADLSPRPHSRVLFVGRLTTEKHVEVTLHAVAKLAPELPEISFDVVGGGDQRRNLEQTAQRLGIADRVRFHGRVEEDELRAAYTKADVFAIASIAELQSIATMEAMASGLPVVAADAVALPHLVHDGVNGYLFEPGNADDLADKLRRVLTASQEEYSRMQQASLEGVDIHDIENTLDTFEKLYRGEPL, from the coding sequence GTGACCGAATCCGCGACACCCGACGACTCTCCCCGCCCCGACCGGCCGCTGACGATCGTCATCGCCGCAGACACCTTCGCCCCCGACGTGAACGGCGCCGCGCGCTTCGCGGAGCGTCTCGCTGCGGGACTGGCCGGTCGCGGCCACGACGTGCACGTCCTCACTCCCAGCATCACCCACCGCAACCACGGCGTGTTCCGGGAGGTCATCGAAGGCCAGGAGATCACGGTCCACCGCCCGCCGGGGTGGCGCTGGTATCCCCACGACTGGCTGCGTTTCGTGCTGCCGTGGATGGCCAAGCACTACTCGCGCAAGCTCCTCGATGAGGTGCCCGCCGATGTCGTGCACAGCCAGTCGCACATCGTCCTCGGGCGTGCGCTGACGCGGATCGCGCGCCGCCGCGGCATCCCCGTCGTCGCGACGAACCACGTGATGGCCGAGAACATCATCGACTTCACGACGCTGCCGCCGCTGCTCGACAAGTACGTCGTGAAGCTCGCCTGGGCCGACGCCAAGCGCACGTTCGACATGTCGCGGGCGGTCACGACGCCCACGCGCAAGGCGGCGGAGTTCCTCGAGAACACGATCGACATCCACGGCGTCATCCCGATCAGCTGCGGCATCGACAAGCGCAACTACACCGCCGACCTCAGCCCGCGCCCGCACTCCCGCGTGCTCTTCGTCGGGCGCCTGACCACGGAGAAGCACGTCGAGGTGACCCTCCACGCCGTCGCGAAGCTCGCCCCCGAGCTGCCGGAGATCAGCTTCGACGTCGTCGGCGGCGGTGACCAGCGGCGCAACCTCGAGCAGACCGCCCAGCGGCTCGGCATCGCCGATCGCGTCCGCTTCCACGGGCGGGTCGAGGAGGACGAGCTGCGCGCCGCGTACACGAAGGCCGACGTCTTCGCGATCGCCTCGATCGCCGAGCTGCAGTCCATCGCCACGATGGAGGCGATGGCGTCGGGGCTGCCGGTGGTGGCGGCGGATGCCGTGGCGCTCCCGCACCTCGTCCACGACGGCGTCAACGGGTACCTGTTCGAGCCCGGCAACGCCGACGACCTCGCCGACAAGCTCCGCCGGGTGCTCACCGCCTCGCAGGAGGAGTACTCGCGGATGCAGCAGGCGTCGCTGGAGGGCGTGGACATCCACGACATCGAGAACACGCTCGACACGTTCGAGAAGCTGTACCGCGGCGAACCGCTCTGA
- a CDS encoding glycosyltransferase family 4 protein encodes MRLLFDARYIRTDVHDGISRYSAELAAAVAAAAPGRGVEVAFLIHDDAQRAFLPPGARVLRIHAPTALREPLTALLLNRHRPDAVFSPMQTIGSLGRRFGLILTLHDTIYYRHRTPPRDLPWYVRLGWRLFHLSYVPQRLTLNAADVVATVSETSAAEFARVRLTKRPVVVIPNAPQRLAALLPAGTAVVPGAAHLVYMGSFMPYKNVETLIRAAAHLPGRTLHLLSRISPERRAELSAMVDPAGAEVVFHGGVTDAEYAALLADRAVLVSASLDEGYGLPVAEAIELGVPAVVTDMPIFREVAGDGARYASGTDAEAFAAAVRSLDDADEWARVVAAGTAHIARFSWDRSAGALLDAVAALPRR; translated from the coding sequence ATGCGCCTGCTGTTCGACGCGCGCTACATCCGCACCGACGTCCACGACGGCATCAGCCGATACTCCGCCGAGCTCGCCGCGGCCGTCGCCGCTGCCGCACCCGGGCGCGGCGTCGAGGTGGCCTTCCTCATCCACGACGACGCGCAGCGCGCGTTCCTCCCGCCGGGCGCGCGGGTGCTGCGCATCCATGCCCCGACGGCGCTGCGCGAACCGCTGACGGCGCTGCTGCTGAACCGCCACCGGCCGGATGCCGTGTTCTCGCCCATGCAGACGATCGGCTCGCTCGGCCGCCGGTTCGGCCTCATCCTGACGCTGCACGACACCATCTACTACCGGCACCGCACGCCGCCGCGCGACCTCCCCTGGTACGTGCGGCTGGGCTGGCGGCTGTTCCACCTGTCGTACGTGCCGCAGCGGCTCACCCTCAACGCGGCCGACGTCGTCGCGACCGTGAGCGAGACGAGTGCCGCGGAGTTCGCCCGCGTGCGACTGACGAAGCGGCCGGTCGTCGTCATCCCCAATGCTCCGCAGCGACTGGCGGCGCTGCTGCCCGCCGGGACCGCCGTCGTGCCGGGCGCAGCGCACCTCGTGTACATGGGCTCGTTCATGCCGTACAAGAACGTCGAGACGCTCATCCGCGCGGCCGCGCACCTGCCCGGACGCACCCTGCACCTGCTGTCACGCATCTCGCCCGAGCGCCGCGCCGAACTCTCGGCGATGGTCGACCCGGCCGGCGCCGAGGTGGTCTTCCACGGCGGCGTCACCGATGCCGAGTACGCCGCACTGCTGGCCGACCGGGCGGTGCTCGTCTCGGCATCCCTCGACGAAGGCTACGGCCTGCCCGTCGCCGAAGCGATCGAGCTCGGGGTGCCGGCGGTCGTGACCGACATGCCGATCTTCCGGGAGGTCGCGGGCGACGGCGCCCGCTACGCGTCGGGGACGGATGCCGAGGCTTTCGCCGCCGCCGTGCGCAGCCTCGACGACGCGGACGAGTGGGCGCGGGTCGTCGCCGCGGGGACGGCGCACATCGCGCGCTTCTCGTGGGACCGATCGGCCGGGGCGCTGCTCGACGCCGTCGCCGCGCTGCCGCGGCGCTGA
- a CDS encoding GlxA family transcriptional regulator translates to MKTVACIVQPGFAPFEFGLACEAFGLDRSDEGIPNFDFRIVAPDPGPVPANMGFSINVDADLAFADEADLVVITPIPREAWDRIDERVIGVVQRAVARGAWVLTVCSGSFVVAAAGVLNGRRATTHWRYADTMAAMYPEIDVDPNVLYVQDGRIITSAGTAAGLDACLHLLRIELGAEMTNTIARRMVVPPQRDGGQAQFIAKPLPESSSLSLAPVAEWMLENLTLDLSVDQLAHRAHMSPRTFARRFKADYGTTPAAWLGRQRIIQAQRLLEQTDLGLDAIAAECGFGSAAVLRQNFGRMLALTPTAYRARFTCTAPAAEAVA, encoded by the coding sequence ATGAAGACCGTCGCATGCATCGTCCAGCCCGGATTCGCCCCGTTCGAGTTCGGGTTGGCGTGCGAGGCGTTCGGTCTCGACCGGTCGGACGAGGGCATCCCGAACTTCGATTTCCGCATCGTCGCGCCTGACCCTGGACCGGTGCCGGCGAACATGGGCTTCTCGATCAACGTCGACGCCGACCTCGCCTTCGCCGATGAGGCCGATCTCGTCGTCATCACGCCGATCCCGCGCGAGGCGTGGGACCGGATCGACGAGCGTGTCATCGGCGTCGTGCAGCGCGCCGTCGCCCGCGGCGCGTGGGTGCTGACGGTGTGCAGCGGCTCGTTCGTCGTCGCCGCCGCCGGTGTGCTGAACGGCCGCCGCGCGACGACGCACTGGCGGTATGCCGACACGATGGCCGCGATGTACCCCGAGATCGACGTCGACCCCAACGTCCTGTACGTGCAGGACGGTCGCATCATCACGAGCGCCGGCACCGCCGCCGGCCTCGACGCATGCCTGCACCTGCTGCGGATCGAGCTCGGCGCCGAGATGACCAACACGATCGCCCGGCGGATGGTCGTCCCGCCGCAGCGCGACGGCGGGCAGGCGCAGTTCATCGCCAAGCCCCTGCCCGAGTCGAGCTCCCTGTCGCTGGCTCCCGTCGCCGAATGGATGCTGGAGAACCTCACCCTCGATCTGTCGGTCGACCAGCTGGCCCACCGCGCCCACATGTCGCCGCGGACCTTCGCGCGCCGCTTCAAGGCCGACTACGGCACGACGCCGGCGGCCTGGCTCGGCCGGCAGCGCATCATCCAGGCCCAGCGCCTGCTCGAGCAGACCGACCTGGGGCTCGACGCGATCGCCGCCGAGTGCGGATTCGGCTCCGCGGCCGTGTTGCGGCAGAACTTCGGGCGGATGCTGGCGCTCACCCCCACCGCTTATCGCGCCCGCTTCACGTGCACCGCCCCGGCGGCCGAAGCCGTCGCGTAG
- a CDS encoding epimerase yields the protein MSGDRVVLGGASGFMGRALRAHYAAAGREVVTIGRTGADLAWADAAGIADAVDGASLVVGLAGKSVNCRYTERNRDEIFASRLTTTRALSRAIAAADAPPPLWVNSSTATIYRHADDRPMTESDGEIGTGFSVEVAKAWERELFAADLPATRRVALRSAIVLGRDGGVLPELAGLARVGLGGPQLDGWWPVTPARVRAGTAHRPGTRGGRQRFSWVHIADVLGILDHLERTTELTGPVNASAPGPVESRDLMAAVRQRVGARVSFPMPRWMLEIGALARGTETELILKSRWVLPERLVASGYTFAFPTLGAALDDLLT from the coding sequence ATGAGCGGTGACCGGGTGGTGCTCGGCGGGGCGTCGGGGTTCATGGGACGGGCGCTGCGCGCCCACTACGCCGCTGCGGGCCGCGAGGTCGTGACGATCGGACGGACGGGCGCCGACCTCGCGTGGGCGGATGCCGCAGGCATCGCCGACGCGGTCGACGGCGCGAGCCTCGTCGTGGGCCTGGCCGGCAAGAGCGTGAACTGCCGCTACACCGAGCGCAACCGCGACGAGATCTTCGCCTCGCGACTGACGACGACCCGCGCGCTCAGCAGGGCGATCGCAGCGGCGGACGCCCCGCCGCCGCTGTGGGTGAACTCCTCGACCGCGACGATCTACCGGCACGCCGACGACCGCCCCATGACGGAGTCCGACGGCGAAATCGGCACGGGATTCTCGGTCGAGGTCGCGAAAGCGTGGGAGCGCGAGCTGTTCGCCGCTGACCTCCCCGCCACCCGTCGCGTCGCGCTGCGCAGCGCGATCGTGCTGGGCCGCGACGGCGGCGTGCTGCCCGAGCTCGCCGGTCTCGCCCGCGTCGGGCTCGGCGGCCCGCAGCTCGACGGCTGGTGGCCGGTCACCCCGGCGCGCGTGCGCGCGGGGACCGCCCACCGGCCCGGCACGCGCGGTGGGCGCCAGCGGTTCAGCTGGGTGCACATCGCGGACGTCCTCGGCATCCTGGACCATCTCGAACGCACGACGGAACTGACGGGCCCCGTCAACGCGTCGGCCCCGGGACCGGTCGAAAGCCGCGACCTCATGGCCGCCGTGCGACAGCGGGTCGGGGCGCGGGTGTCGTTCCCGATGCCGCGATGGATGCTGGAGATCGGCGCCCTCGCGCGCGGTACCGAGACGGAGCTCATCCTCAAGAGCCGATGGGTGCTGCCGGAGCGCCTCGTCGCGAGCGGCTACACGTTCGCGTTCCCGACGCTCGGCGCAGCCCTCGACGACCTGCTGACCTGA
- a CDS encoding DUF4166 domain-containing protein translates to MTDAGSPYARALGDRIAELSPALQRYFGTIPDGFVGRGEGVFDRVGSRRRVLAPLLRWFADRGVVPAGWHERVPFRIENRTLDGVAVAVRRFDLPTGAFTMHDAVRATPLGTVVDRVGRPPRVAVEFTVHVAGGALELHSVAVGIRLGRLQLRLPAWAAPRIRLRERSAGDRQRVEFTMDLPLIGRVYEYAGTFDYRIEEDR, encoded by the coding sequence ATGACCGACGCGGGCTCACCTTACGCTCGCGCGCTCGGTGACCGCATCGCGGAGCTCTCGCCCGCACTGCAGCGGTACTTCGGCACGATCCCGGACGGCTTCGTCGGCCGCGGCGAGGGCGTGTTCGACCGCGTCGGCTCGCGGCGCCGGGTGCTGGCGCCGCTGCTGCGGTGGTTCGCCGACCGCGGCGTCGTGCCCGCCGGCTGGCACGAGCGCGTGCCGTTCCGCATCGAGAACCGCACCCTCGACGGCGTCGCCGTAGCCGTCCGCCGCTTCGACCTGCCGACGGGCGCGTTCACGATGCACGACGCCGTCCGGGCAACACCCCTCGGCACCGTCGTCGACCGGGTCGGCCGGCCACCCCGGGTCGCGGTCGAGTTCACCGTGCACGTCGCGGGCGGCGCACTCGAGCTGCACAGCGTCGCCGTCGGCATCCGCCTCGGGCGCCTGCAGCTGCGGCTGCCGGCGTGGGCGGCGCCCCGCATCCGGCTGCGCGAGCGCAGCGCCGGCGACCGCCAGCGCGTCGAGTTCACGATGGACCTCCCGCTGATCGGGCGGGTCTACGAATACGCCGGGACGTTCGACTACCGGATCGAGGAGGACAGATGA